DNA sequence from the Gordonia polyisoprenivorans genome:
CGGATCGCGCCCACCCCGTCGAGCCCGGGCATCCGTAGATCCATCAGTACGACGTCGGGGTGCAGTCGGGCGATCGTGGTGAGTGCCTCGGCTCCGTCGGCGGCCTCGCCGATCACCGACATCTCCGGCTCCCGCTCGAGCATGCCGCGAATACCGTCGCGTACCACCGGGTGGTCGTCGACCACGACGATGCTGATCGTCGCATCCGTGGCGTCGCGCATCATCGTGTCGTCTCCGCTCGATCCGCAGGCGGTGTGGCCAGGTGATCGGTCGGGGAGGGGAACGGTACCGCCACCGAGATGACACAGCCGGCTCCCGGTTCGGCCTCGATCTCAAGCGTCCCGTCGATCAGTGCGGCGCGTTCGGCCATGGCGGTCAACCCGAAACCGCCGTCCGGACAACGCCGCGTCTCGGCGGGGGTGAAGCCGCGCCCGTTGTCCCGGATGTCGAGCAGCAGGGTGTCGTCGAGGTAGGTCAGGGTCGTCACCACCTGGGTGGCGCCGGAATGACGGGCCACGTTGGCCAGGGATTCCTGGGTGATCCGCAGCAGCGCATCGTCGCCCACGAGAGGACGTGGCGAGCCCTCGACCCGTAGTGTCGCCGAGATGTCGTGGCGTCGGGAGAACACCGCGAGTTGCTCCTGCAGGACGATGGCCAAAGGTCGGGCCGCCAGCGGCAACGGCTGCAGCGCGTTGACCGCTCGACGCGCCTCGCCGAGCCCTTCGCGTGCAAGGGCTTTCGCGTTCTCGACGCGATCGCGCACCGAGGACGCGAGATCGTCCTCGTCGATCGATTCGAGCTGGGTGACGACGGCGACGAAGCCCTGGGCGACGGTGTCGTGCAGCTCGCGCGCCAACCGGGCCCGCTCGTCGTGGACACCACTGCGGCGGGCCTGCTCGATGAGTTCCTGCTGGAGTTCGGCATTGCGAGAGCGTTCGGCGATCAGCTCGTCGGTGAGTTCCCGACGACGCAGCAGGGTGGACTCGCGCGCATCGATGACGGCCACCACCGCCAGGCCGATCACCACGTTGAGCACCCAGCACAGAACCGAGGCCCACCACGGGTCGGCAAGGTTGTGCCAGCCGTTGCGCTGGGTGGCGGTCATCAGCACACACGAGCCGGCGACGCACAGCAGCATCGGCGGCCCGGTGAACAGCGAAGCGTAGAGCATGTAGCCGGCCCATGACGCGATCCCGGCCATCGGCGTCACGGCGATCGCGGCGGCCAACAGGGCGGTGGTGATCCCGAACACCGCGAACCGACGCCACATCGGCGAGATGTCGATCCGGATCCAGAATTCGGTGAACGCCATCAACGTCAGCATCAGGACGGCACCGATCACATGGTGCAGATGTGTCGCCGGCACGAGTTGGGCGACCACCAGTCCCGCGAGGTTGAGTACGCGCAGCCCCCACACCTCCGATTGCGGCGGCAGCAACGTATCCGGCCAGGTCAGCGTGGTCGGGCGGTCGATCCACCGGCCGCGGGGCTCGCGCTCGGGAATGCGGTGCGCGAGGATGCTGCGGGGTCGGGTGCCGCCGCGCGGGCCAAGGTG
Encoded proteins:
- a CDS encoding sensor histidine kinase, which codes for MLPPQSEVWGLRVLNLAGLVVAQLVPATHLHHVIGAVLMLTLMAFTEFWIRIDISPMWRRFAVFGITTALLAAAIAVTPMAGIASWAGYMLYASLFTGPPMLLCVAGSCVLMTATQRNGWHNLADPWWASVLCWVLNVVIGLAVVAVIDARESTLLRRRELTDELIAERSRNAELQQELIEQARRSGVHDERARLARELHDTVAQGFVAVVTQLESIDEDDLASSVRDRVENAKALAREGLGEARRAVNALQPLPLAARPLAIVLQEQLAVFSRRHDISATLRVEGSPRPLVGDDALLRITQESLANVARHSGATQVVTTLTYLDDTLLLDIRDNGRGFTPAETRRCPDGGFGLTAMAERAALIDGTLEIEAEPGAGCVISVAVPFPSPTDHLATPPADRAETTR